A section of the Methanobrevibacter sp. genome encodes:
- a CDS encoding DUF3100 domain-containing protein, with translation MIFYHECGEWIIIPDKSSDTQVEHIYREKTDKRILKKNPWRDYRLHFTVLVLVIIAEMIGTIEIPLTKDVSITIMPLIYTIILGLVFYLAKPIKWIQRKQARIAEGAMMLFIGVLIAKLAVSSGQSIGLIFDMGPALILQELGHLATLLVLPIALLLGFKKEAIGMTNSIGREPNVAVVVDKYGFNSPESRGVFAIFIIGTVIGTIFISFLVTFSLSFLPLHPYAFAMASGVGSASMNAAAIGPTLAAFPGMETQIEAFAGFSNLLSFCVGIYIVIFVALPLTEKMYNWLEPKIGRDSLLHKKEDD, from the coding sequence TTGATATTTTATCATGAATGTGGGGAGTGGATTATTATTCCGGATAAAAGTTCAGATACTCAAGTGGAACATATTTATAGGGAAAAGACGGATAAGCGTATTTTGAAGAAAAATCCGTGGAGAGATTATAGATTACACTTTACTGTACTTGTTTTAGTCATAATTGCTGAAATGATTGGTACAATTGAAATTCCACTCACTAAAGATGTTTCCATCACAATAATGCCTTTAATATATACCATTATCTTAGGACTTGTTTTTTACTTGGCAAAACCAATAAAATGGATTCAAAGAAAACAAGCAAGAATTGCTGAAGGGGCAATGATGCTTTTCATTGGTGTTTTAATCGCAAAACTTGCTGTTTCAAGTGGTCAGTCTATTGGTTTGATATTTGATATGGGTCCCGCTCTGATATTGCAGGAACTTGGGCACCTAGCAACCCTATTGGTTCTTCCTATAGCATTATTGCTTGGATTTAAAAAAGAAGCTATTGGTATGACAAATTCCATTGGTAGGGAACCAAACGTTGCAGTTGTAGTGGATAAATATGGATTTAACTCTCCTGAATCAAGAGGGGTATTTGCAATATTTATTATAGGTACTGTAATTGGTACAATATTTATAAGTTTCTTGGTAACATTTTCATTATCATTTTTACCACTTCATCCATATGCATTTGCTATGGCAAGTGGTGTGGGCAGTGCAAGTATGAATGCAGCGGCAATTGGTCCGACTCTTGCAGCATTTCCTGGAATGGAAACACAGATTGAAGCATTTGCCGGATTCAGTAATTTATTATCATTCTGTGTTGGAATATATATTGTGATTTTCGTTGCACTTCCATTAACTGAAAAAATGTATAATTGGCTAGAGCCTAAAATTGGAAGAGATTCCTTATTGCATAAAAAGGAGGATGACTAA
- a CDS encoding transcriptional regulator, translating to MLTRSQMLHNIENLLNSQGYKTSDIYDQGSFDIVARKNLQILLLKTFLNIDSINEHNAHEMKQLANIFLASPIIIGEKSRNGYLEDGVIYERYDIPAIGFETLKSMILYGEYPEILADRGGYFVKIDGNVIKQYREEYSMSLKDLASLAHVSRATMYKYENGIVRANTETAMILEEILNTKVTLDIDLLKQPKKEDIEYSDDVNDLSKLGYGVISTNKSPFDAVAKMKTSDKHSPLMANVEKNRSEKTLKRMAIPLKDLSMVTTSEPVFIINNEKIKESIGSVPVIKSWELKEFENSKELLKMIKERKEN from the coding sequence ATGTTAACCCGAAGCCAAATGCTACACAATATCGAAAATTTATTGAACTCCCAAGGTTATAAAACATCCGACATTTATGATCAGGGCTCATTTGATATTGTGGCAAGAAAAAACTTACAGATATTACTCCTAAAAACATTTCTAAACATTGACAGCATTAATGAACATAATGCACATGAAATGAAACAGCTAGCCAATATTTTCTTAGCTTCTCCAATAATAATTGGTGAAAAATCAAGAAACGGGTATTTGGAAGATGGAGTGATATATGAAAGATACGATATTCCGGCAATCGGCTTTGAAACATTGAAAAGCATGATTTTATATGGAGAGTATCCTGAAATTTTAGCCGACAGGGGAGGATACTTCGTTAAAATTGACGGCAATGTCATAAAGCAATACCGTGAAGAATATTCCATGTCACTTAAGGACTTGGCAAGTTTAGCTCATGTATCTCGTGCTACAATGTATAAATATGAAAATGGAATTGTTCGTGCAAATACTGAAACTGCAATGATTCTTGAGGAGATTCTAAATACCAAAGTGACACTTGATATTGACTTATTAAAACAGCCAAAAAAAGAGGACATTGAATATTCAGATGACGTTAATGATTTATCAAAACTCGGATATGGAGTAATATCCACAAATAAAAGTCCATTTGATGCAGTAGCTAAAATGAAAACTTCTGACAAACATTCACCACTAATGGCAAATGTTGAGAAAAACAGAAGTGAAAAAACTTTAAAAAGAATGGCAATCCCTCTAAAAGATTTATCGATGGTTACGACTTCAGAACCTGTTTTTATCATAAATAACGAGAAAATTAAAGAATCAATAGGCAGCGTTCCAGTAATTAAATCATGGGAACTGAAAGAGTTTGAAAATTCAAAAGAATTACTAAAGATGATTAAAGAGAGAAAGGAAAATTAG
- a CDS encoding tRNA(Ile)(2)-agmatinylcytidine synthase, translated as MISIKYLHIGIDDTDSPDGMCTTYLASQIINKFKENGIDLVEYPRLIRLNPFARHKTRGNGGVALKILNDDNASLAKSIVLDEVEKLSMFDCDNTNPGVIFYDGEITPEMEKYAFRAIYEFITIDEAEKFGKSVDCEIHKFKKGRGIIGSIASISLPLSDYTYELLAYRAPENFGTPRRIDYESVYEMDRQTFPDTFENIDYSENYIAIEPKTPCPVLYGIRSNNVESLKIAQDIVTASEPIDDWCIFKTNQHTDMHIQEASRISDMKQFGCYCVEGEVKNKPTIIDGGHMFFYIQDGSGEIECGAYEPTKNFRKTVSHLLPGDVIKVYGGIGEQNTFNIEKFQVIRLTDVEYRNPVCECGKRMTSAGKNKGFKCKKCGRKIDSDEKVPIKIKRNLKNAQFYETPVSARRHLSKPICRMFKS; from the coding sequence GTGATTTCAATTAAGTATTTACATATAGGAATAGATGATACGGATTCTCCGGATGGAATGTGTACAACTTATCTTGCAAGTCAAATCATTAATAAATTTAAGGAAAATGGAATTGATTTAGTGGAATATCCCAGATTGATTAGACTAAACCCTTTTGCCCGCCATAAGACTCGTGGAAATGGTGGTGTAGCTTTAAAAATATTGAATGATGATAATGCCAGTTTGGCAAAAAGCATTGTTTTAGATGAAGTTGAAAAGCTGTCAATGTTTGACTGTGACAATACTAATCCGGGTGTTATCTTTTATGATGGCGAAATCACTCCTGAAATGGAAAAATATGCATTTAGGGCAATTTATGAGTTTATAACTATTGATGAGGCTGAGAAATTTGGAAAATCTGTCGATTGTGAAATTCATAAATTCAAAAAGGGAAGGGGAATCATAGGTTCAATCGCTTCAATCAGCTTGCCTTTAAGTGATTATACATATGAATTGCTTGCTTACAGGGCTCCTGAAAACTTCGGAACCCCTAGAAGGATAGATTATGAATCTGTTTATGAGATGGATAGGCAAACCTTTCCTGATACATTTGAAAATATTGATTATTCTGAGAATTATATTGCTATTGAGCCAAAAACACCTTGCCCTGTATTATATGGAATCAGATCAAACAATGTAGAGTCATTGAAAATTGCTCAGGACATTGTTACAGCATCAGAACCAATTGATGATTGGTGCATTTTCAAAACAAACCAGCATACCGATATGCATATCCAGGAAGCATCTAGGATTTCTGACATGAAGCAGTTCGGATGTTACTGTGTTGAAGGTGAAGTGAAAAACAAACCTACGATAATTGATGGAGGGCATATGTTTTTCTATATTCAAGATGGCTCGGGCGAGATTGAATGCGGAGCATATGAACCTACTAAAAACTTCAGAAAAACGGTTTCTCATTTACTGCCTGGTGATGTTATAAAGGTTTATGGTGGAATCGGTGAGCAGAATACCTTCAATATTGAGAAATTCCAGGTAATTAGATTAACTGATGTTGAGTATAGAAATCCTGTTTGTGAATGTGGAAAAAGAATGACTTCTGCCGGAAAAAACAAGGGTTTCAAATGTAAAAAGTGCGGCAGGAAAATAGACTCAGATGAAAAAGTTCCTATTAAAATTAAACGTAATTTAAAAAATGCTCAATTTTATGAAACACCTGTTTCTGCAAGAAGACATTTGTCAAAACCTATTTGTCGAATGTTTAAATCTTAG
- a CDS encoding heavy metal-binding domain-containing protein, with protein sequence MVSVNEFPISTANDIPGFRVVETKGFIYGLTVRSRGAGGQIGAGIKSLFGGEITQYVKMMEESREEALQRAIDHAKELGANGIVAIRFDSNEISDVMQEILVYGTAVVVEKE encoded by the coding sequence ATGGTATCTGTAAATGAGTTTCCAATATCTACTGCAAATGACATTCCTGGATTTAGGGTTGTTGAAACAAAAGGATTTATATATGGTTTAACTGTTAGAAGTAGGGGTGCCGGAGGTCAAATCGGTGCAGGAATCAAATCTCTTTTCGGTGGTGAAATTACACAATATGTTAAAATGATGGAAGAGTCTCGTGAAGAGGCTTTGCAAAGAGCAATTGATCATGCAAAAGAGTTAGGGGCTAATGGTATTGTTGCAATCAGATTTGACTCAAATGAAATCTCCGATGTGATGCAGGAAATATTGGTTTATGGAACTGCTGTTGTAGTTGAAAAAGAGTAG